A single Mangifera indica cultivar Alphonso chromosome 20, CATAS_Mindica_2.1, whole genome shotgun sequence DNA region contains:
- the LOC123204769 gene encoding spermidine synthase 1-like, which translates to MEGTKSVVPAYNGESEVAVTSLIHSEREEGDESTHKPHHPTIPGWFAEHCPVWPGQAHFLKVEKIIFQGKSEFQSMMVFQSSSHGKVFVLDGALQLTEKDEFAYQEMITHLPLCSIPNPRKVLLIGGGDGGILREISRHSSVEQIDICEIDKMLVNVYKEFFPDIAVGYEDTRVKLHVKDGTKFLKSVQSGTYDAIIVDAFDPIKPGDDLIESSFFELVAKALRPGGVMCTQAESLWYPALSIEDLVGNCRQVFKGSASYAWTIVPTYPSGVIGFMLCSTEGPFVDFKHPVNPLDPKQTSGVAKEPLKFYDSEVHCAAFCLPSFAKKSAMNH; encoded by the exons ATGGAAGGAACAAAGAGCGTAGTTCCGGCCTATAATGGTGAGTCTGAAGTTGCCGTAACTTCATTGATTCATTCTGAAAGAGAAGAAGGTGACGAAAGTACTCATAAGCCTCATCATCCCACCATTCCTGGGTGGTTTGCGGAGCATTGCCCAGTATGGCCAG GCCAAGCACACTTCTTAAAggtagaaaaaattatattccaaGGAAAGTCTGAGTTTCAAAGCATGATGGTGTTTCag TCATCATCGCATGGGAAGGTCTTTGTTCTAGATGGAGCTCTGCAGCTCACAGAAAAGGATGAATTTGCATACCAAGAAATGATTACTCACCTTCCTCTTTGCTCTATTCCGAACCCAAGAAAG gTATTGCTTATTGGGGGAGGAGATGGTGGAATACTACGTGAAATCTCTCGACATTCTTCCGTTGAGCAGATTGATATATGCGAGATTGACAAAATGCTGGTGAAC GTGTACAAGGAATTCTTCCCAGATATTGCTGTAGGATATGAGGACACTCGAGTAAAACTTCATGTCAAAGACG GGACTAAATTTCTGAAGTCCGTTCAAAGTGGTACCTATGATGCCATAATAGTGGATGCATTTGACCCAATAA AACCTGGAGATGACTTGATCGAAAGTTCGTTCTTCGAGTTGGTGGCAAAAGCTCTCCGCCCTGGTGGAGTTATGTGTACCCAGGCGGAAAGTCTATGGTATCCGGCACTCAGCATCGAAGATCTCGTCGGAAACTGTCGCCAGGTATTCAAAGGCTCTGCCAGCTATGCGTGGACGATAGTTCCTACATATCCAAG TGGAGTTATAGGTTTCATGCTTTGTTCTACTGAGGGTCCATTTGTGGACTTCAAGCATCCTGTCAACCCTTTGGATCCCAAACAAACTTCTGGTGTGGCGAAAGAGCCGCTGAAATTTTACGACTCAGAG GTACATTGTGCCGCATTTTGTCTGCCATCATTTGCAAAGAAGTCAGCCATGAACCACTAA
- the LOC123204873 gene encoding probable cyclic nucleotide-gated ion channel 16 gives MNNNNINFYNLRKTFSLRRDDAPWWNRIHDPQSDFITKWNHFFLVNCLVALYLDPLYLFYPIIRNDCLTIDLNLGIVVTFFRTVTDAFFLLHIFIKFKTAFVAPTSRVFGRGELVKDPKAIASRYLKSEFAIDLAAALPLPQLVIWFVIPVLKYTTADNANHTLSLIVLIQYVPRITIIFPLNRRIIKTAGIVAKSPWSGSVYNLLMYILISHLLGAVWYLFSMQRQYECWSIQCRKESNVTRGQPCRTSFLDCDAKDKPQRRAWLSTTQVLSNCDAKNDDKFQFGIFADAFTNAVAESSFFQKYFYCLWWGLKTLSCYGQNLETSTYVGETVFSIVVCIGGLILFSHLIGKMQTYLQSTNARLEEWRVKRKDTEEWMRHRQLPEELQERVRRFVQYKWLATRGADEESILGSLPLDLRRQIQRHLCLAFVQRVPFFAQMDQQLLDAICERLYSSLNTRDTFIIREGDPVNEMLFIIRGQVESSTTNGGRAGFYNSIVLRVGDFCGEELLTWALMPNSTLNLPLSTRTVRSITEVEAFALRAEDLKFVAGQFKRLNSKKLQHAFRYYSHQWRTWGACFIQIAWRRYLKRKQAMELAMKEGLLEEEYYSDETPEQSTEDSLAAERQSPVDSSANAINAPLGGRALSSRLSRRLSIRLTDLDPDGSNLKMPKMFKPQDLDFSADQ, from the exons atgaataataataacattaactTCTACAATTTGCGCAAGACCTTCTCCCTCCGTCGCGACGACGCGCCCTGGTGGAACCGAATCCACGACCCACAAAGCGACTTCATCACAAAATGGAACCATTTTTTCCTGGTGAATTGCCTCGTAGCATTGTATTTAGACCCTCTGTATCTTTTCTACCCCATTATCCGCAACGATTGCTTGACCATCGATCTCAACTTGGGCATCGTCGTTACCTTCTTTAGGACGGTGACGGACGCATTCTTTCTCTTGCACATTTTTATCAAGTTCAAAACAGCATTTGTGGCACCCACTTCCAGGGTTTTTGGACGGGGAGAGCTCGTCAAGGATCCTAAAGCCATCGCCAGCCGCTACTTGAAGTCTGAATTTGCCATCGATTTAGCAGCCGCACTTCCTCTCCCACAG CTTGTCATTTGGTTCGTTATTCCAGTACTCAAATATACAACAGCTGATAATGCCAACCATACTCTTTCTCTGATTGTTCTGATTCAATATGTTCCCCGAATTACAATCATATTCCCCCTCAACAGACGGATTATTAAAACGGCTGGAATTGTTGCCAAAAGTCCCTGGTCGGGCTCAGTTTACAATCTCCTCATGTATATACTTATCAGCCAT CTTCTTGGAGCTGTGTGGTATCTGTTTTCTATGCAGCGGCAGTATGAGTGCTGGTCAATCCAATGTAGAAAGGAGAGTAATGTCACCAGGGGTCAGCCCTGTAGAACTTCTTTTCTTGACTGTGACGCTAAGGACAAACCTCAACGCCGAGCTTGGCTTAGTACCACTCAGGTGCTCAGCAATTGTGATGCTAAAAATGATGATAAGTTTCAGTTCGGAATATTTGCTGATGCTTTTACTAATGCTGTTGCTGAATcatctttctttcaaaaatatttctatTGCCTCTGGTGGGGTTTGAAAACGCTAAG TTGCTACGGGCAGAATCTTGAGACTAGTACTTACGTTGGTGAAACAGTATTCAGTATTGTTGTCTGCATTGGTGGTCTAATTCTTTTCTCACATCTCATAGGCAAAATGCAG ACGTATTTGCAATCTACAAACGCTAGACTAGAGGAATGGAGGGTTAAAAGAAAAGATACAGAGGAGTGGATGAGGCACCGGCAATTGCCTGAAGAGCTACAAGAACGGGTGCGCCGGTTTGTGCAATACAAATGGCTAGCCACAAGAGGTGCTGATGAAGAATCCATTTTGGGGTCTTTACCTTTGGATCTCAGGCGCCAAATTCAGAGGCATCTCTGTCTAGCTTTTGTTCAACGG GTTCCATTTTTTGCACAAATGGATCAGCAGCTGTTAGATGCCATATGCGAACGTCTCTACTCATCCTTGAATACCAGAGACACCTTCATTATTCGAGAAGGTGATCCAGTGAATGAGATGCTTTTCATCATTAGAGGTCAAGTAGAGAGCTCCACAACCAATGGTGGAAGGGCAGGATTCTACAATTCTATTGTTCTCAGAGTTGGTGACTTCTGTGGTGAAGAATTATTGACATGGGCCTTGATGCCAAACTCGACACTAAATCTTCCATTATCAACTAGAACAGTCAGGTCCATTACTGAAGTTGAGGCCTTCGCACTCCGAGCAGAAGACCTTAAGTTTGTTGCAGGTCAATTTAAGCGCCTCAATAGCAAGAAACTCCAGCATGCTTTCAGATACTACTCTCACCAGTGGAGAACTTGGGGAGCTTGCTTTATACAAATTGCATGGAGACGCTATTTAAAGAGAAAACAGGCGATGGAGTTGGCCATGAAAGAGGGATTACTGGAAGAGGAGTATTACAGTGATGAAACTCCTGAACAAAGTACTGAAGATAGTCTCGCTGCTGAGAGACAATCACCAGTGGATAGTAGTGCAAATGCAATCAATGCCCCTCTTGGTGGTAGAGCACTTTCTTCTAGATTAAGTAGAAGGCTTAGCATCAGGTTGACAGATCTTGATCCTGACGGATCCAACTTAAAAATGCCCAAAATGTTTAAGCCTCAGGATCTTGATTTCTCTGCAGACCAATAA
- the LOC123204176 gene encoding protein DSS1 HOMOLOG ON CHROMOSOME V-like gives MAAEPKTVTEDAKIDLFEDDDEFEEFGINEEWEDKDEGNDVAQQWEDDWDDDDVNDDFSLQLRKELENNTEKN, from the exons ATGGCGGCCGAACCAAAGACAGTGACCGAAGATGCAAAGATCGATCTGTTCGAAGATGATGACGAGTTTGAAGAGTTTGGAATCAACGAAG AGTGGGAGGATAAGGATGAAGGGAATGATGTTGCGCAGCAGTGGGAAGATGATTGGGATGATGATGATGTCAATGATGATTTCTCTCTACAGCTTAGGAAGGAACTGGAGAACAACACTGAGAAGAACTGA